The following proteins are co-located in the Ictalurus punctatus breed USDA103 chromosome 14, Coco_2.0, whole genome shotgun sequence genome:
- the kif21a gene encoding kinesin-like protein KIF21A isoform X4 translates to MTTGQDESSVRVALRIRPQLAREKIEGCHICTFVTPGEPQVILGKDKAFTFDHVFDMDTEQDTVYANCTEKLIEGCFEGYNATIFAYGQTGSGKTYTMGTGFDVNISEHELGIIPRAVSHLFKGIEQRRQAATEQGRPVPEFKINAQFLELYNEEVLDLFDSTRDMESRKQKSHIKIHEDASGGIYTVGVTTRTVSSEAEMMQCLKLGALSRTTASTQMNVQSSRSHAIFTIHLCQVRVCTPSDNNDNETDNRLANGSSDMDEFETLTAKFHFVDLAGSERLKRTGATGDRAKEGISINCGLLALGNVISALGDRSKRSTHVPYRDSKLTRLLQDSLGGNSQTVMIACTSPSDRDFMETLNTLKYANRARNIKNKVVVNQDKASQQISALRTEIARLQMELMEYRTGKRMVGEDGLESINDMYHENSMLQTENQNLRVRVKAMQETIDAQRARLTQLLSDQANQALAKAGEGSEEIGNMIQNYIKEIEELRAKLLESEAVNENLRKNLSRVSTRSSFYGGPAAFSLGPDPSHETSDIIELAKKDLEKLKKREKKKKKSAVKEEIPDNEQEKGNEREQLEPTNEEAEQEAQEGSDHEEAEEEEEEDEDEELDADESSDDSDSELDEKENFQADLANITCEIAIKQKLIDELENSQRRLHTLKQQYEQKLMMLQSKIRDTQFERDRVLQNMGTMESCTEDKAKKIKAEYEKKLSMMNKELQKLQAAQKEHARLLKNQSQYEKQLKKLQQEVVEMKKTKVRLMKQMKEQQEKNRLAESRRNREIATLKKDQRKQEHQLKLLEAQKRQQELILRRKTEEVTALRRQVRPVSGKMNRKVLLPETVQDSAHRMPSTRTHTGSGAPNGTSRLYHRRPVGIYSTRIARVKWQSLERRISDIIMQRMTISNMEADMNRFLKQREDLTRRRDKLSRKKEKMAAEGPEVEKAVQSLNEELESLLANIDYINDSIADCQANIMQMEEAKEEGETMDVSAVISSCTLSEARFLLDHFMSMAINKGLQAAQKESQVKVMEGRLKQTEINSATQNQLLFHMLKEKAEFNPELDALLGNALQELGNMPLENEDDSSSDESTPSPAADGITMTSDLMKLCGETKSRSKARRRTTTQMELLYANSCEPGLDAPSGEFTGPLHPMAETPEGGTDESLSSTLRDYMLPAAALSSRMGGIPPSGLEKRVPEASPLTRRKTYDKGQAAADRAKAQEIKQGVINPVPASKSNRGGTLQCVHVAEGHSKAVLCVDSTDDLLFTGSKDRTCKVWNLVTGQEIMSLGGHPNNVVSVRYSSSMVFTVSTSYIKVWDIRDSAKCIRTLTSSGQVSTGDACAANTSRTVTTAAGENQINQIALNPTGTVLYVAAGNSVRMWDLRRFVSTGKLTGHLGPVMCLTVDHSGIGQDLVITGSKDHYIKMFDVTEGALGSISPTHNFEPPHYDGIESVVVQGDCLFSGSRDNGIKKWNLARKDLLQQVPNAHRDWVCALGVVPGSPALLSGCRGGVLKLWHTDTLSAIGELRGHESPINSISTNSSLLFTASDDRTVKIWRARGGLDSTDMTDVTDEPGNN, encoded by the exons ACTGGTTCGGGGAAGACGTACACAATGGGCACTGGCTTTGATGTGAACATATCGGAACACGAGCTGGGCATCATCCCGCGAGCAGTCAGTCACCTTTTCAAAGGCATTGAGCAGAGACGGCAGGCAGCAACAGAACAAGGACGACCAGTTCCCGAGTTCAAGATTAATGCCCAGTTCCTGGAG TTGTATAATGAAGAGGTTCTGGATCTCTTTGATTCCACACGTGATATGGAGTCCCGAAAGCAGAAATCTCACATTAAGATCCATGAAGATGCCAGCGGCGGCATTTACACTGTGGGAGTCACCACACGCACTGTTTCTTCAGAGGCTGAA ATGATGCAGTGTTTGAAGCTGGGCGCTCTCTCTCGCACCACAGCAAGCACTCAAATGAACGTACAGAGCTCTCGCTCGCATGCCATCTTCACCATCCACTTGTGCCAAGTTCGCGTGTGCACACCTTCAGACAAT AATGACAATGAGACTGATAACCGGCTGGCCAATGGCTCGTCTGACATGGATGAGTTTGAGACGCTAACCGCGAAGTTCCACTTTGTGGATTTGGCGGGTTCAGAGCGACTGAAGAGAACTGGTGCCACTGGGGATAGAGCTAAAGAGGGAATTTCCATCAACTGTGGACTG TTGGCATTGGGGAATGTCATCAGTGCTTTAGGAGACAGAAGCAAACGCTCAACACATGTGCCTTACCGGGACTCCAAACTTACTCGCCTTCTCCAGGATTCTTTAGGCGGCAACAG CCAAACAGTGATGATAGCTTGCACAAGTCCGTCAGACCGGGACTTCATGGAGACCCTGAACACCCTGAAGTATGCTAACCGAGCTCGTAACATTAAGAACAAAGTGGTGGTGAATCAGGACAAAGCCAGTCAGCAGATCAGCGCCCTGAGGACAGAGATCGCACGGCTGCAAATGGAGCTCATGGAGTACCGTACG GGCAAGCGTATGGTTGGTGAGGACGGACTGGAGAGCATCAATGACATGTATCATGAGAACTCCATGCTGCAGACGGAGAACCAGAACCTCCGTGTTCGTGTCAAAGCCATGCAGGAGACCATCGACGCCCAGCGAGCCCGCCTCACTCAGCTGCTCAGCGATCAGGCTAATCAGGCTCTTGCTAAAGCTG GGGAAGGCAGTGAGGAAATTGGGAATATGATACAGAACTACATCAAAGAGATTGAAGAATTGAG AGCAAAATTGTTGGAAAGTGAGGCAGTGAATGAGAATCTGAGGAAGAATCTATCCCGAGTGTCCACTAGGTCGTCTTTCTACGGAGGGCCTGCAGCTTTCTCTCTCGGTCCTGACCCGTCCCATGAGACCTCTGACATCATCGAGCTGGCTAAGAAAGATCTGgagaagctgaagaagagagagaagaagaaaaagaaaag TGCTGTCAAGGAAGAAATCCCTGATAATGAGCAAGAGAAGGGGAACGAGAGAGAGCAGCTCGAGCCAACGAATGAGGAGGCAGAG CAGGAGGCTCAGGAAGGCAGCGATCACGAGGAGgctgaggaagaagaggaggaggatgaagatgaggaatTGGATGCTGACGAGAGTTCAGATGACTCTGACTCAGAGTTGGATGAGAAAG AGAACTTCCAGGCAGACCTGGCCAATATCACTTGCGAGATTGCCATCAAGCAGAAGCTAATCGATGAGCTGGAGAACAGCCAAAGACGTCTTCACACCCTCAAACAGCAATATGAGCAAAAACTCATGATGCTGCAGAGCAAGATTCGGGACACGCAGTTTGAGAGAGATCGTGTGTTGCAGAACATGG GCACCATGGAGTCCTGTACCGAGGACAAGGCTAAGAAAATAAAGGCAGAGTATGAGAAGAAGCTGAGCATGATGAATAAAGAACTGCAGAAACTTCAAGCCGCCCAGAAAGAACACGCTCGCCTGCTCAAGAACCAGTCGCAGTACGAGAAGCAGCTCAAGAAACTCCAACAGGAAGTCGTGGAGATGAAGAAAACCAAA GTTCGTCTGATGAAGCAAATGAAGGAGCAGCAGGAGAAGAACCGGCTGGCGGAGTCACGCAGGAACCGTGAGATCGCCACACTGAAGAAGGACCAGCGAAAACAGGAG CACCAGCTGAAACTTCTTGAGGCCCAAAAGAGACAGCAAGAGCTCATACTGCGCAGGAAGACTGAGGAG GTGACTGCTCTGAGGCGGCAGGTTCGGCCCGTTTCGGGAAAGATGAACAGGAAGGTCCTCCTACCCGAGACTGTACAGGACTCTGCCCACAGAATGCccagcacacgcacacacacaggatcaGGAGCTCCAAATGGAACCAG CAGACTGTACCATCGCAGACCTGTGGGGATTTACTCTACCCGCATAGCACGGGTTAAATGGCAGAGCCTAGAACGACGCATCTCTGACATCATCATGCAGCGCATGACTATCTCCAACATGGAGGCAGATATGAATCGCTTTCTCaag CAACGGGAGGATCTGACACGCCGGAGAGACAAGCTGAGCaggaagaaggagaagatgGCCGCCGAGGGTCCTGAAGTCGAAAAAGCCGTACAGTCTCTGAACGAGGAACTGGAGTCCTTGTTGGCCAACATCGACTACATCAATGACAGCATTGCTGACTGTCAGGCCAACATCATGCAGATGGAGGAAGCGAAG GAGGAGGGTGAGACGATGGATGTTTCAGCTGTGATCAGTTCCTGCACCCTTTCAGAGGCTCGTTTCCTCTTGGATCATTTCATGTCCATGGCTATCAATAAG GGGCTACAGGCGGCCCAGAAAGAGTCTCAGGTCAAGGTGATGGAGGGCCGGCTCAAGCAGACTGAGATCAACAGCGCCACTCAGAACCAGCTGCTATTCCACATGCTGAAGGAGAAGGCAGAGTTTAATCCGGAGTTGGACGCACTGCTTGGGAACGCTCTGCAAG AGCTAGGTAACATGCCTCTGG AGAATGAAGATGACAGTAGCAGTGATGAATCAACACCGAGTCCTGCAGCAGATGGAAT CACCATGACCTCTGACCTAATGAAGCTCTGTGGAGAGACCAAGTCCAGGAGTAAG GCTCGCAGAAGAACCACAACACAAATGGAGTTGCTCTACGCAAACAGCTGTGAGCCCGGCCTTGACGCACCCAGTGGAGAATTCACCGGTCCTCTCCACCCGATGGCTGAAACCCCCGAAGGTGGCACGGACGAGTCTTTGAGCAGTACGCTCAGGGACTACATGCTCCCTGCTGCTGCCTTATCCTCTAGAATGGGTGGCAT ACCTCCTTCGGGGCTGGAAAAGCGAGTGCCGGAAGCTTCTCCTCTCACCCGCAGGAAGACCTATGACAAGGGACAAGCAGCAGCCGACAGGGCTAAAGCCCAAGAGATAAAACA AGGAGTGATAAACCCAGTACCTGCGTCGAAGAGCAATCGTGGGGGTACTCTGCAGTGCGTGCATGTGGCTGAGGGCCACAGCAAAGCCGTGCTGTGTGTGGATTCCACTGATGACCTCCTCTTTACTGGATCTAAAG ACCGTACATGTAAGGTGTGGAATCTGGTGACTGGGCAGGAAATCATGTCTCTGGGTGGCCATCCCAACAACGTGGTGTCCGTACGCTACAGCTCCAGCATGGTCTTCACCGTGTCCACCTCCTACATCAAAGTGTGGGATATCCGCGACTCGGCAAAGTGCATCCGCACCCTCAC gTCCTCTGGTCAGGTGAGCACAGGCGATGCGTGTGCGGCGAACACCAGCCGCACGGTGACTACAGCCGCTGGAGAAAACCAGATCAACCAGATCGCCCTCAACCCTACAGGCACAGTGCTGTACGTGGCAGCTGGCAACTCCGTCCGCATGTGGGACCTTAGAAG GTTTGTCTCAACAGGAAAACTGACCGGTCATCTCGGCCCAGTCATGTGTTTGACTGTGGATCACTCTGGCATCGGCCAAGATCTGGTCATTACCGGCTCCAAGGATCATTACATTAAG ATGTTTGATGTAACAGAAGGAGCTCTAGGCAGCATCAGTCCTACTCATAACTTTGAGCCTCCGCACTATGATGGGATTGAGTCAGTGGTGGTGCAGGGAGACTGTCTGTTCAGTGGCTCCAGAGATAATGGAATCAAAAAATGGAACCTGGCTCGAAAAGACCTACTGCAG CAAGTTCCTAATGCTCATAGGGACTGGGTGTGTGCGCTGGGCGTCGTGCCAGGttctcctgctctgctgagtggCTGTAGAGGGGGAGTTTTGAAGCTCTGGCACACGGACACACTGAGCGCGATCGGAGAACTCCGGGGACACGAGAGTCCCATCAACAGCATCTCCACTAACAGCAGCTTATTGTTTACTGCGTCAGA TGATCGGACAGTGAAGATCTGGCGTGCGAGAGGAGGTCTGGACAGCACTGACATGACTGACGTTACCGATGAACCTGGCAACAACTGA
- the kif21a gene encoding kinesin-like protein KIF21A isoform X7 → MTTGQDESSVRVALRIRPQLAREKIEGCHICTFVTPGEPQVILGKDKAFTFDHVFDMDTEQDTVYANCTEKLIEGCFEGYNATIFAYGQTGSGKTYTMGTGFDVNISEHELGIIPRAVSHLFKGIEQRRQAATEQGRPVPEFKINAQFLELYNEEVLDLFDSTRDMESRKQKSHIKIHEDASGGIYTVGVTTRTVSSEAEMMQCLKLGALSRTTASTQMNVQSSRSHAIFTIHLCQVRVCTPSDNNDNETDNRLANGSSDMDEFETLTAKFHFVDLAGSERLKRTGATGDRAKEGISINCGLLALGNVISALGDRSKRSTHVPYRDSKLTRLLQDSLGGNSQTVMIACTSPSDRDFMETLNTLKYANRARNIKNKVVVNQDKASQQISALRTEIARLQMELMEYRTGKRMVGEDGLESINDMYHENSMLQTENQNLRVRVKAMQETIDAQRARLTQLLSDQANQALAKAGEGSEEIGNMIQNYIKEIEELRAKLLESEAVNENLRKNLSRVSTRSSFYGGPAAFSLGPDPSHETSDIIELAKKDLEKLKKREKKKKKRLQQLLEERRVEEEEEMEVEEDSAVKEEIPDNEQEKGNEREQLEPTNEEAEQEAQEGSDHEEAEEEEEEDEDEELDADESSDDSDSELDEKENFQADLANITCEIAIKQKLIDELENSQRRLHTLKQQYEQKLMMLQSKIRDTQFERDRVLQNMGTMESCTEDKAKKIKAEYEKKLSMMNKELQKLQAAQKEHARLLKNQSQYEKQLKKLQQEVVEMKKTKVRLMKQMKEQQEKNRLAESRRNREIATLKKDQRKQEHQLKLLEAQKRQQELILRRKTEEVTALRRQVRPVSGKMNRKVLLPETVQDSAHRMPSTRTHTGSGAPNGTSRLYHRRPVGIYSTRIARVKWQSLERRISDIIMQRMTISNMEADMNRFLKQREDLTRRRDKLSRKKEKMAAEGPEVEKAVQSLNEELESLLANIDYINDSIADCQANIMQMEEAKEEGETMDVSAVISSCTLSEARFLLDHFMSMAINKGLQAAQKESQVKVMEGRLKQTEINSATQNQLLFHMLKEKAEFNPELDALLGNALQELGNMPLENEDDSSSDESTPSPAADGITMTSDLMKLCGETKSRSKARRRTTTQMELLYANSCEPGLDAPSGEFTGPLHPMAETPEGGTDESLSSTLRDYMLPAAALSSRMGGIHSGSRPPSGLEKRVPEASPLTRRKTYDKGQAAADRAKAQEIKQGVINPVPASKSNRGGTLQCVHVAEGHSKAVLCVDSTDDLLFTGSKDRTCKVWNLVTGQEIMSLGGHPNNVVSVRYSSSMVFTVSTSYIKVWDIRDSAKCIRTLTSSGQVSTGDACAANTSRTVTTAAGENQINQIALNPTGTVLYVAAGNSVRMWDLRRFVSTGKLTGHLGPVMCLTVDHSGIGQDLVITGSKDHYIKMFDVTEGALGSISPTHNFEPPHYDGIESVVVQGDCLFSGSRDNGIKKWNLARKDLLQQVPNAHRDWVCALGVVPGSPALLSGCRGGVLKLWHTDTLSAIGELRGHESPINSISTNSSLLFTASDDRTVKIWRARGGLDSTDMTDVTDEPGNN, encoded by the exons ACTGGTTCGGGGAAGACGTACACAATGGGCACTGGCTTTGATGTGAACATATCGGAACACGAGCTGGGCATCATCCCGCGAGCAGTCAGTCACCTTTTCAAAGGCATTGAGCAGAGACGGCAGGCAGCAACAGAACAAGGACGACCAGTTCCCGAGTTCAAGATTAATGCCCAGTTCCTGGAG TTGTATAATGAAGAGGTTCTGGATCTCTTTGATTCCACACGTGATATGGAGTCCCGAAAGCAGAAATCTCACATTAAGATCCATGAAGATGCCAGCGGCGGCATTTACACTGTGGGAGTCACCACACGCACTGTTTCTTCAGAGGCTGAA ATGATGCAGTGTTTGAAGCTGGGCGCTCTCTCTCGCACCACAGCAAGCACTCAAATGAACGTACAGAGCTCTCGCTCGCATGCCATCTTCACCATCCACTTGTGCCAAGTTCGCGTGTGCACACCTTCAGACAAT AATGACAATGAGACTGATAACCGGCTGGCCAATGGCTCGTCTGACATGGATGAGTTTGAGACGCTAACCGCGAAGTTCCACTTTGTGGATTTGGCGGGTTCAGAGCGACTGAAGAGAACTGGTGCCACTGGGGATAGAGCTAAAGAGGGAATTTCCATCAACTGTGGACTG TTGGCATTGGGGAATGTCATCAGTGCTTTAGGAGACAGAAGCAAACGCTCAACACATGTGCCTTACCGGGACTCCAAACTTACTCGCCTTCTCCAGGATTCTTTAGGCGGCAACAG CCAAACAGTGATGATAGCTTGCACAAGTCCGTCAGACCGGGACTTCATGGAGACCCTGAACACCCTGAAGTATGCTAACCGAGCTCGTAACATTAAGAACAAAGTGGTGGTGAATCAGGACAAAGCCAGTCAGCAGATCAGCGCCCTGAGGACAGAGATCGCACGGCTGCAAATGGAGCTCATGGAGTACCGTACG GGCAAGCGTATGGTTGGTGAGGACGGACTGGAGAGCATCAATGACATGTATCATGAGAACTCCATGCTGCAGACGGAGAACCAGAACCTCCGTGTTCGTGTCAAAGCCATGCAGGAGACCATCGACGCCCAGCGAGCCCGCCTCACTCAGCTGCTCAGCGATCAGGCTAATCAGGCTCTTGCTAAAGCTG GGGAAGGCAGTGAGGAAATTGGGAATATGATACAGAACTACATCAAAGAGATTGAAGAATTGAG AGCAAAATTGTTGGAAAGTGAGGCAGTGAATGAGAATCTGAGGAAGAATCTATCCCGAGTGTCCACTAGGTCGTCTTTCTACGGAGGGCCTGCAGCTTTCTCTCTCGGTCCTGACCCGTCCCATGAGACCTCTGACATCATCGAGCTGGCTAAGAAAGATCTGgagaagctgaagaagagagagaagaagaaaaagaaaag GCTCCAGCAGCTgctggaggagaggagagtggaggaggaagaggagatggAGGTGGAGGAAGACAG TGCTGTCAAGGAAGAAATCCCTGATAATGAGCAAGAGAAGGGGAACGAGAGAGAGCAGCTCGAGCCAACGAATGAGGAGGCAGAG CAGGAGGCTCAGGAAGGCAGCGATCACGAGGAGgctgaggaagaagaggaggaggatgaagatgaggaatTGGATGCTGACGAGAGTTCAGATGACTCTGACTCAGAGTTGGATGAGAAAG AGAACTTCCAGGCAGACCTGGCCAATATCACTTGCGAGATTGCCATCAAGCAGAAGCTAATCGATGAGCTGGAGAACAGCCAAAGACGTCTTCACACCCTCAAACAGCAATATGAGCAAAAACTCATGATGCTGCAGAGCAAGATTCGGGACACGCAGTTTGAGAGAGATCGTGTGTTGCAGAACATGG GCACCATGGAGTCCTGTACCGAGGACAAGGCTAAGAAAATAAAGGCAGAGTATGAGAAGAAGCTGAGCATGATGAATAAAGAACTGCAGAAACTTCAAGCCGCCCAGAAAGAACACGCTCGCCTGCTCAAGAACCAGTCGCAGTACGAGAAGCAGCTCAAGAAACTCCAACAGGAAGTCGTGGAGATGAAGAAAACCAAA GTTCGTCTGATGAAGCAAATGAAGGAGCAGCAGGAGAAGAACCGGCTGGCGGAGTCACGCAGGAACCGTGAGATCGCCACACTGAAGAAGGACCAGCGAAAACAGGAG CACCAGCTGAAACTTCTTGAGGCCCAAAAGAGACAGCAAGAGCTCATACTGCGCAGGAAGACTGAGGAG GTGACTGCTCTGAGGCGGCAGGTTCGGCCCGTTTCGGGAAAGATGAACAGGAAGGTCCTCCTACCCGAGACTGTACAGGACTCTGCCCACAGAATGCccagcacacgcacacacacaggatcaGGAGCTCCAAATGGAACCAG CAGACTGTACCATCGCAGACCTGTGGGGATTTACTCTACCCGCATAGCACGGGTTAAATGGCAGAGCCTAGAACGACGCATCTCTGACATCATCATGCAGCGCATGACTATCTCCAACATGGAGGCAGATATGAATCGCTTTCTCaag CAACGGGAGGATCTGACACGCCGGAGAGACAAGCTGAGCaggaagaaggagaagatgGCCGCCGAGGGTCCTGAAGTCGAAAAAGCCGTACAGTCTCTGAACGAGGAACTGGAGTCCTTGTTGGCCAACATCGACTACATCAATGACAGCATTGCTGACTGTCAGGCCAACATCATGCAGATGGAGGAAGCGAAG GAGGAGGGTGAGACGATGGATGTTTCAGCTGTGATCAGTTCCTGCACCCTTTCAGAGGCTCGTTTCCTCTTGGATCATTTCATGTCCATGGCTATCAATAAG GGGCTACAGGCGGCCCAGAAAGAGTCTCAGGTCAAGGTGATGGAGGGCCGGCTCAAGCAGACTGAGATCAACAGCGCCACTCAGAACCAGCTGCTATTCCACATGCTGAAGGAGAAGGCAGAGTTTAATCCGGAGTTGGACGCACTGCTTGGGAACGCTCTGCAAG AGCTAGGTAACATGCCTCTGG AGAATGAAGATGACAGTAGCAGTGATGAATCAACACCGAGTCCTGCAGCAGATGGAAT CACCATGACCTCTGACCTAATGAAGCTCTGTGGAGAGACCAAGTCCAGGAGTAAG GCTCGCAGAAGAACCACAACACAAATGGAGTTGCTCTACGCAAACAGCTGTGAGCCCGGCCTTGACGCACCCAGTGGAGAATTCACCGGTCCTCTCCACCCGATGGCTGAAACCCCCGAAGGTGGCACGGACGAGTCTTTGAGCAGTACGCTCAGGGACTACATGCTCCCTGCTGCTGCCTTATCCTCTAGAATGGGTGGCAT ACACTCTGGCTCCAGACCTCCTTCGGGGCTGGAAAAGCGAGTGCCGGAAGCTTCTCCTCTCACCCGCAGGAAGACCTATGACAAGGGACAAGCAGCAGCCGACAGGGCTAAAGCCCAAGAGATAAAACA AGGAGTGATAAACCCAGTACCTGCGTCGAAGAGCAATCGTGGGGGTACTCTGCAGTGCGTGCATGTGGCTGAGGGCCACAGCAAAGCCGTGCTGTGTGTGGATTCCACTGATGACCTCCTCTTTACTGGATCTAAAG ACCGTACATGTAAGGTGTGGAATCTGGTGACTGGGCAGGAAATCATGTCTCTGGGTGGCCATCCCAACAACGTGGTGTCCGTACGCTACAGCTCCAGCATGGTCTTCACCGTGTCCACCTCCTACATCAAAGTGTGGGATATCCGCGACTCGGCAAAGTGCATCCGCACCCTCAC gTCCTCTGGTCAGGTGAGCACAGGCGATGCGTGTGCGGCGAACACCAGCCGCACGGTGACTACAGCCGCTGGAGAAAACCAGATCAACCAGATCGCCCTCAACCCTACAGGCACAGTGCTGTACGTGGCAGCTGGCAACTCCGTCCGCATGTGGGACCTTAGAAG GTTTGTCTCAACAGGAAAACTGACCGGTCATCTCGGCCCAGTCATGTGTTTGACTGTGGATCACTCTGGCATCGGCCAAGATCTGGTCATTACCGGCTCCAAGGATCATTACATTAAG ATGTTTGATGTAACAGAAGGAGCTCTAGGCAGCATCAGTCCTACTCATAACTTTGAGCCTCCGCACTATGATGGGATTGAGTCAGTGGTGGTGCAGGGAGACTGTCTGTTCAGTGGCTCCAGAGATAATGGAATCAAAAAATGGAACCTGGCTCGAAAAGACCTACTGCAG CAAGTTCCTAATGCTCATAGGGACTGGGTGTGTGCGCTGGGCGTCGTGCCAGGttctcctgctctgctgagtggCTGTAGAGGGGGAGTTTTGAAGCTCTGGCACACGGACACACTGAGCGCGATCGGAGAACTCCGGGGACACGAGAGTCCCATCAACAGCATCTCCACTAACAGCAGCTTATTGTTTACTGCGTCAGA TGATCGGACAGTGAAGATCTGGCGTGCGAGAGGAGGTCTGGACAGCACTGACATGACTGACGTTACCGATGAACCTGGCAACAACTGA